In one Brevinematales bacterium genomic region, the following are encoded:
- a CDS encoding FAD-dependent oxidoreductase yields the protein MTYDVIIVGAGPAGIFTAWELSRLAPNKKILLLEKGRSITKRVCPKRETGVCAKCRPCNITTGFSGAGAFSDGKLILSTEIGGNLIDYVAEDALIGLIGYMDEIYLSYGADTKVYGGDHTDIIERIKRLAIQSNLKLVESRLRHIGTEKCYEIYTKIENELRSRNIEMKFENPVKSLIIEDKTVRGVVADREYYAGSVVLAVGRDGADWLDKLCDGYKIDTRVGVVDIGVRVEVRNELMREANEALYESKLVYYTRTFDDMARTFCQNPGGMVAAEYYDSSLALVNGHSYKSEEYKTANTNFAILVSNHFTEPFRDPIAYGKYIAHLANMLSGNKVIVQRFGDFQRGRRTTHARLLRNNIRPTLKDAVPGDLSLVFPYRIMLDIKEMIEALDNIFPGMASDETLLYGAEVKFYSNRLITDNSFESSVRGLYAAGDGAGITRGLMQAGINGVIIGRVLAGK from the coding sequence ATGACGTATGACGTAATTATCGTGGGGGCGGGACCGGCGGGGATATTCACCGCATGGGAGCTTTCCCGTCTCGCTCCGAATAAGAAAATTCTCCTGCTCGAAAAGGGGCGAAGTATCACGAAACGCGTATGCCCGAAACGCGAGACCGGGGTTTGCGCGAAATGCAGGCCGTGCAATATCACCACCGGATTTTCCGGCGCGGGGGCGTTCTCCGACGGGAAACTGATACTCTCCACCGAGATCGGCGGCAACCTCATCGACTATGTCGCGGAGGACGCCCTGATCGGCCTCATCGGCTATATGGACGAAATCTACCTCTCTTACGGGGCCGACACTAAAGTGTACGGCGGGGATCATACCGACATCATCGAACGCATTAAACGCCTCGCGATCCAGAGCAACCTGAAACTGGTCGAATCCCGTCTCCGCCATATCGGCACCGAGAAATGTTATGAAATCTACACTAAAATAGAGAACGAACTGCGTTCCCGCAATATCGAGATGAAGTTCGAGAACCCCGTCAAGAGCCTGATTATCGAGGATAAAACGGTCAGGGGCGTGGTCGCCGATAGGGAGTATTACGCCGGTTCGGTCGTGCTCGCGGTCGGCCGCGACGGCGCGGACTGGCTCGACAAGCTGTGCGACGGCTATAAGATCGACACCCGGGTGGGAGTGGTGGATATCGGGGTACGCGTCGAGGTGCGCAACGAGCTGATGCGCGAGGCGAACGAAGCGCTCTACGAGAGCAAGCTCGTCTATTATACCCGCACGTTCGACGATATGGCGCGGACATTCTGCCAGAACCCCGGCGGGATGGTCGCCGCGGAGTACTACGACAGCAGCCTCGCGCTGGTGAACGGGCATAGCTATAAATCCGAAGAATACAAGACCGCTAACACCAATTTCGCGATACTGGTATCCAATCATTTTACGGAGCCGTTCAGAGACCCGATCGCATACGGTAAATACATCGCGCATCTGGCGAATATGCTGTCCGGGAACAAGGTTATCGTCCAGCGCTTCGGTGATTTCCAGCGCGGACGGCGCACCACTCATGCCCGCCTCCTGCGGAACAATATCCGCCCTACCCTCAAGGACGCGGTGCCCGGCGACCTGAGCCTTGTGTTCCCGTACCGGATCATGCTTGACATCAAGGAGATGATCGAGGCTCTCGATAATATCTTTCCCGGTATGGCGAGCGACGAGACTCTGCTCTACGGCGCGGAGGTGAAATTTTACTCGAACCGCCTCATTACCGATAACAGTTTCGAATCGAGCGTCAGGGGACTGTATGCCGCGGGGGACGGCGCGGGTATCACGCGCGGGCTGATGCAGGCCGGCATCAACGGGGTTATCATCGGGCGCGTGCTCGCCGGAAAATAA
- the zupT gene encoding zinc transporter ZupT: MPPENLLIAFGLTLFAGLSTGIGSALAFFAKRTNTRFLSVSLGFSAGVMIYVSFVEIFKLSRDTLVGALGAVPGTWVTVGAFFGGMLLIALIDKLVPKAENPHEIHNIEEMNKNPQAHRTKKLYRTGILAALAIAIHNFPEGLATFASALKDPKLGIAIAVAIAIHNIPEGISVSVPIYYATGNRKKAFLLSFLSGLAEPLGALIGYLLLRAVMNDVVFGVMFSAVGGIMVFISLDELLPAAHEYGEHHLAIYGLISGMAVMAVSLLLFL, from the coding sequence ATGCCCCCTGAAAACCTGCTGATCGCGTTCGGGCTCACCCTGTTCGCGGGTTTGTCGACCGGTATCGGGAGCGCGCTCGCGTTTTTCGCGAAACGTACCAATACGCGTTTTCTTTCGGTATCGTTGGGGTTCTCCGCGGGCGTAATGATCTACGTCTCATTCGTGGAGATATTCAAGTTATCCCGCGATACTTTAGTCGGCGCGCTCGGGGCGGTACCCGGCACATGGGTGACCGTAGGCGCGTTTTTCGGCGGTATGCTCCTGATTGCGCTGATCGATAAACTAGTCCCCAAAGCGGAAAACCCCCACGAGATTCATAATATCGAGGAGATGAATAAGAATCCCCAAGCGCACCGCACGAAAAAACTCTACCGCACGGGGATTCTCGCCGCGCTCGCCATCGCTATCCATAACTTCCCGGAGGGGCTAGCCACCTTCGCGAGCGCGTTAAAAGACCCCAAGCTCGGCATCGCCATCGCGGTCGCGATCGCCATCCATAATATCCCCGAGGGTATTTCGGTATCCGTCCCGATTTATTATGCTACCGGCAACCGCAAGAAAGCGTTCCTCTTATCCTTCCTGTCCGGCCTGGCCGAACCGTTGGGCGCGCTGATCGGCTACCTTCTCCTGCGGGCGGTGATGAACGACGTGGTCTTCGGCGTCATGTTCTCCGCAGTCGGAGGTATCATGGTATTCATCTCGCTCGACGAGCTCCTGCCCGCCGCGCATGAATACGGCGAGCATCATCTGGCTATCTACGGGTTGATCTCCGGTATGGCGGTAATGGCGGTCAGCCTGCTGCTGTTCCTCTGA
- the guaB gene encoding IMP dehydrogenase has product MKEKFYTETEGLTFDDVLIVPQASEVIPAQVETATQLTQKIKLNIPLISAAMDTVTDSRLAIAIAQLGGIGVIHRNFPGERQVEEVRKVKRFENIVITTPHTLTPDKTINQAKEIMLKNHISGIPVVNEQNKLVGIVTRRDLGFYDVSKHGKVQIKDVMTPRKKVVVSEPGVELGRAGEIMRENRVEKLPLVSPDDTLQGLITLKDITTIAEYPHASKDERGRLRVAAGVGTGPQEFERVERLIEADVDIVVVDTAHGHSKRVLDMVRVIRKSYPDIQIIAGNIATGEAAEALIAAGADAVKVGIGPGSICTTRVVAGIGVPQVTAILEVAAAARKKGVGIIADGGVKFSGDIAKAIVAGADAVMIGNLFAGTTESPGEYVIYKGRRYKTYRGMGSLGAMVEGSKARYFQDDYEPEKLVPEGIEGMVPYKGDLKDVIYQLMGGVRSAMGYTGSLNIHEFQTNTKFIKITNASLRESHPHDVNITKEAPNYTIGSTEL; this is encoded by the coding sequence ATGAAAGAAAAATTCTATACAGAAACCGAAGGCCTGACATTTGACGACGTACTGATTGTGCCGCAGGCGTCGGAGGTGATACCCGCGCAAGTCGAGACCGCCACCCAACTTACCCAAAAAATAAAACTGAATATCCCTCTGATCTCCGCGGCGATGGATACGGTTACCGATTCGCGTCTCGCGATCGCGATAGCCCAGCTCGGCGGAATAGGCGTCATTCACCGTAATTTTCCCGGGGAACGGCAGGTCGAGGAAGTACGCAAGGTCAAGCGTTTCGAAAATATCGTGATCACTACCCCGCATACACTGACGCCCGATAAAACCATCAACCAGGCTAAGGAGATTATGCTCAAGAACCATATCTCCGGTATCCCTGTGGTGAATGAGCAGAATAAACTGGTGGGGATAGTGACCCGCCGCGACCTCGGATTCTATGACGTATCCAAGCACGGAAAGGTACAGATAAAAGATGTGATGACGCCGCGGAAGAAGGTGGTGGTATCGGAGCCCGGTGTCGAATTGGGCAGAGCCGGCGAGATTATGCGCGAGAACCGGGTGGAAAAGCTCCCGTTGGTATCGCCCGACGACACCTTGCAGGGACTGATCACTCTGAAAGATATTACCACTATCGCCGAGTACCCTCACGCGTCGAAAGACGAACGCGGGCGCCTTCGTGTAGCCGCCGGGGTGGGCACGGGCCCTCAGGAGTTCGAACGGGTGGAGCGGCTGATCGAGGCGGATGTCGATATTGTAGTGGTGGATACCGCCCACGGGCATTCGAAGCGCGTACTGGACATGGTTCGCGTCATTAGGAAATCATACCCGGATATTCAGATAATCGCGGGAAATATAGCGACCGGCGAGGCCGCGGAAGCGTTAATAGCGGCGGGAGCCGACGCGGTCAAGGTGGGCATCGGCCCGGGATCGATCTGTACGACGCGGGTAGTCGCGGGGATCGGGGTACCTCAGGTGACGGCGATACTGGAAGTGGCCGCCGCCGCACGCAAGAAAGGGGTGGGGATTATCGCGGACGGGGGAGTGAAATTCTCCGGCGATATCGCCAAAGCCATTGTGGCGGGCGCGGATGCGGTAATGATAGGAAATCTGTTCGCGGGGACGACCGAAAGTCCCGGCGAGTATGTCATCTATAAAGGACGGCGGTATAAGACGTACCGCGGTATGGGATCGCTCGGCGCGATGGTCGAGGGGTCGAAGGCCCGGTACTTTCAGGACGATTACGAGCCTGAAAAACTGGTGCCGGAAGGAATCGAGGGAATGGTCCCGTATAAGGGCGACCTGAAGGACGTCATCTACCAGTTGATGGGAGGGGTGCGTTCGGCAATGGGATACACCGGGTCATTAAATATTCACGAATTTCAGACAAACACCAAATTTATAAAAATCACTAACGCTTCCCTACGGGAATCTCATCCGCACGATGTGAATATTACTAAGGAAGCGCCGAATTATACCATAGGTTCTACAGAATTATAG
- a CDS encoding HD domain-containing protein, which translates to MPELILGLSDLEQKIKEGQAFLLMEPLFDDKRNVLMGTERILTVRDMDKIRNRIPSAINKALRVRTTIPHFIAEDLRIKWCAYLISLFEGGEVFKNLPRNTKDFVTKYLKASLTENDYVLWKLSQLKAFSKKIFMHSVNTAFIAVIGYYTYNNFNLQGMLDGIMIDRIMTAGFLHDVGFMKFDVRAAEKKRVEIPDPEMQRYLQHPIMSFKIIESEKEKHELDKIVYDMILNHEEHIDGSGGPRGLGADGMEFPIRLLSLANYFELLLTGDWSVRPRTYREHMGKLRTSKTVFDEKIVEALDVSFNHLSQD; encoded by the coding sequence ATGCCTGAACTGATTCTTGGGTTATCTGATCTCGAACAGAAGATTAAAGAAGGTCAGGCCTTCCTTCTGATGGAACCTTTGTTTGACGATAAGCGTAACGTGTTAATGGGTACTGAGCGGATTCTGACTGTCAGGGATATGGATAAAATCCGTAATCGTATACCCAGCGCGATTAATAAGGCGTTGCGCGTCCGCACGACGATACCCCATTTTATCGCGGAAGACCTGCGTATCAAATGGTGCGCTTATCTGATCTCCCTCTTCGAGGGCGGCGAAGTATTTAAGAACCTCCCCAGGAATACCAAGGATTTCGTTACCAAATACCTGAAAGCCTCATTAACCGAGAACGACTATGTACTGTGGAAACTTTCGCAGCTGAAGGCGTTCTCGAAAAAAATATTCATGCATTCGGTGAATACCGCGTTTATCGCGGTGATCGGATACTACACCTATAATAATTTCAACCTCCAGGGTATGCTGGACGGTATTATGATCGACCGGATTATGACCGCGGGTTTCCTGCACGATGTAGGCTTTATGAAGTTCGACGTTCGTGCCGCCGAGAAAAAACGGGTGGAGATCCCCGATCCCGAGATGCAGCGTTACCTGCAGCACCCGATAATGAGCTTTAAGATCATCGAATCCGAAAAGGAAAAGCATGAACTGGATAAAATAGTATACGACATGATATTGAACCATGAAGAACATATCGACGGTTCCGGGGGACCGAGAGGGTTGGGCGCTGACGGTATGGAGTTCCCTATACGGCTGTTATCGCTCGCAAATTATTTTGAACTGCTGCTGACCGGGGATTGGTCGGTACGCCCCCGCACCTATCGCGAGCATATGGGTAAGCTGCGCACATCGAAAACAGTGTTTGATGAAAAAATAGTTGAAGCGCTCGACGTCAGCTTTAATCATCTTTCTCAAGACTAA
- a CDS encoding GGDEF domain-containing protein, with translation MATPSEIENDILVVFHDNVEDYLRMKSAIEMLYQTFPDFPVLKFLFFKITRLTLSESDARRLFENIINHCSVISSKLEKNISFYVGMMDYIIERNRIILNPVFIDIYVADQIEEKNFKDPLTNAYNRNYLDRALKAEINRSDRNHYSFTLMTVDINKFSIINNNYGYHVGNYVLIEVVDRIRRTIRTEDTIIRYMDDRFILLLPRTAAVGAKVLAERILSSFLTDMIQVENRLMNIALTIGLIEYPTHGMTEEELLSALHQIRYKSKETGPNTIAVAEARQNDHPAE, from the coding sequence ATGGCAACACCCTCCGAAATCGAAAACGATATCCTGGTAGTTTTTCATGATAATGTAGAAGATTATCTTCGGATGAAGTCCGCGATCGAAATGCTGTACCAGACTTTTCCCGATTTTCCCGTGTTAAAATTCCTTTTCTTTAAAATAACCCGCCTGACTCTCAGCGAATCCGACGCGCGCAGGCTATTCGAAAATATCATCAATCATTGCTCGGTCATATCGTCGAAACTGGAAAAAAATATCAGTTTTTATGTGGGGATGATGGATTATATCATCGAACGGAACCGGATTATTCTCAACCCCGTTTTTATCGATATTTATGTCGCCGACCAGATCGAGGAAAAGAACTTCAAGGATCCTCTGACCAACGCCTATAACAGGAATTACCTCGACCGGGCGTTGAAGGCGGAGATCAACCGTTCCGATAGAAACCATTACAGCTTTACGCTGATGACCGTCGATATCAATAAATTTTCGATCATCAATAATAACTACGGCTATCATGTCGGGAACTATGTCCTGATAGAGGTGGTCGACCGGATACGAAGGACTATCCGCACCGAGGATACGATTATCCGCTATATGGACGACCGGTTTATCCTGCTTCTCCCGCGTACCGCGGCGGTAGGCGCGAAGGTGCTCGCGGAGAGAATCCTGTCCAGTTTTCTCACCGATATGATACAGGTGGAGAACCGCCTGATGAATATCGCGCTGACCATCGGTTTGATCGAATACCCGACGCATGGGATGACCGAGGAAGAACTGTTAAGCGCATTACATCAGATCAGGTATAAATCCAAAGAGACAGGCCCGAATACTATCGCCGTAGCCGAGGCTAGACAAAACGATCATCCGGCGGAGTGA